The Juglans microcarpa x Juglans regia isolate MS1-56 chromosome 2S, Jm3101_v1.0, whole genome shotgun sequence genome has a window encoding:
- the LOC121252207 gene encoding rhamnogalacturonan I rhamnosyltransferase 1-like, translating into MCRMTGNDGKCSHGEECKMGFKFLSGVKVEKSKNSRVLRPRMKLFVIRVITIMFICASVAQLMTLGEMWGPRMFKGWPSCFSPSGLPLSGELPSAPYKVVSPPKRAYKNNGYLRVSCNGGLNQMRAAICDMITIARYLNVTFIVPELDKTSFWSDPSDFHDIFDVDHFITSLRDDVRILKELPPRLKRRVGKRMLYSLPPISWSNMSYYHDQILPLVKRHKVVHLNRTDARLANNGLPLEIQKLRCRVNFNALRFTSQIEELGRRVVGILREKGPFLVLHLRYEMDMLAFSGCTQGCNSSEAEELTRMRYAYPWWKEKVINSTLKRQEGLCPLTPEETALVLSALGIDRNVQIYVAAGEIYGGERRMAGLVATFPNVVSKETLLDPSDLSFFKNRSSQMAALDYLVSLESDLFVPTYDGNMAKVVEGHRRFLGFKKTILLDRKLLVGLIDQYNNMSLNWDDFSSVVKQTHANRMGSPKKRVIVPSKPKEEDYFYANPYECLQLLEEP; encoded by the exons TTTGAGTGGGGTGAAGGTTGAAAAGTCAAAGAATTCGAGGGTATTGAGGCCTCGAATGAAGCTTTTCGTAATTCGGGTGATAACAATTATGTTTATTTGTGCTTCTGTTGCTCAGTTGATGACACTGGGAGAGATGTGGGGGCCAAGAATGTTCAAGGGTTGGCCTTCTTGTTTCAGTCCTTCAGGATTGCCTCTGTCTGGCGAATTGCCTTCTGCTCCGTACAAAGTTGTTTCCCCACCAAAAA GGGCTTATAAGAACAATGGTTATCTTAGGGTTTCCTGCAATGGAGGACTAAATCAAATGCGAGCAGCA ATATGCGATATGATTACAATCGCCAGATACTTAAATGTCACCTTTATTGTTCCAGAACTGGATAAAACCTCCTTTTGGTCTGATCCAAG TGACTTCCATGACATATTTGATGTGGATCATTTCATCACCTCATTGAGAGATGACGTTCGGATATTGAAGGAATTGCCACCAAGGCTCAAGAGAAGAGTTGGAAAGCGAATGCTATATTCATTGCCACCCATTAGTTGGTCTAACATGTCCTATTACCATGACCAG ATTCTTCCACTGGTGAAAAGGCAcaaagttgtgcatttaaataGAACTGATGCTCGATTGGCTAATAACGGATTACCTCTAGAGATTCAGAAGTTGCGATGCCGAGTAAACTTCAATGCTTTGAGGTTTACATCCCAGATAGAGGAGTTAGGTAGAAGAGTTGTCGGGATTTTGAGGGAGAAGGGCCCCTTTCTAGTCCTTCATCTCAGATATGAAATGGACATGTTGGCTTTCTCTGGCTGTACTCAGGGTTGCAACAGTTCTGAGGCCGAAGAACTCACAAGGATGAg ATATGCATACCCCTGGTGGAAGGAAAAAGTAATAAACTCCACGTTGAAAAGGCAAGAAGGTTTGTGCCCTTTGACGCCTGAGGAAACTGCATTGGTTCTGAGTGCACTAGGCATTGATCGCAATGTTCAGATTTATGTTGCTGCTGGGGAAATATATGGTGGGGAAAGAAGGATGGCTGGCTTGGTGGCAACTTTTCCTAATGTG GTCTCAAAAGAGACCCTGCTGGATCCCTCGGACTTGAGTTTTTTCAAGAATCGCTCATCCCAAATGGCAGCATTGGATTATCTTGTTTCTCTGGAAAGTGATCTATTTGTTCCAACATATGATGGAAACATGGCAAAAGTAGTTGAAGGCCATCGCAG GTTTTTAGGATTCAAAAAGACTATTCTATTGGACAGAAAACTTCTCGTTGGCTTAATAGATCAGTACAACAATATGTCATTGAACTGGGATGACTTCTCTTCTGTTGTAAAACAAACTCATGCCAATCGGATGGGAAGCCCAAAGAAACGAGTAATCGTTCCGTCTAAACCAAAGGAGGAAGATTATTTCTATGCCAACCCATATGAGTGCTTGCAACTGCTAGAAGAACCTTGA
- the LOC121252175 gene encoding O-fucosyltransferase 27-like isoform X1: MKGQGKMFLNSRLKWIGLFGLLLSAFSLFIHFLLARFTEGGIIEYQSSITVFSWRPIFESANFPRTSPMYRRLWGPIRLLESLHPDANPRGYYADPSSQTNGLIFVRIQGGFHEIRNSICDVVVVSRLLNATLVIPEIQSTTRSKGISSEFKSFAYLYNEDQFMAALTKDVNIVRTLPKNLKWARRKKEIPSFKVRYSASPYYYLNQVLLVLKKHSVVELVVSEGGCLQAILPPELEHQEELQRLRCRVAFHALRFRQEVHELATKVLSRLRAPGWPFIAYDPGMTREALAYHGCAELFQDVHTELIQHKRSWMIKRGIVEEKLSVNSAKRRLGGSCPLMPEEVGILLRAYGYSWDTIIYVSGGEVFGGQRTLLPLHAMFENVVDKTSLTTPWELSRLYGREVNHISSYPKNPPPIEKKIKYESWKTEGPRPRPLPPPPARPKSYNVEGWWGWVAESDNEPESTVMELRTNAHKLLWEAIDYVICVEADVFITGFDYDGKGHPNFASLVMGHRLYQSAALKTYRPDRKEVAKLLEEIHDHLYQANHTWLKSVRKHMRQRLLDGLMEASTKSKPLSFLSHPVPECSCLRYDSKETSFHSSSPSTQSQVQAALGVGHQCPAWMDSDLILHSKDKDNEEDLDEDNSTSSGLFFRNSGESHESGGGGSNNKEVQLDDLEELEGGER, translated from the exons ATGAAAGGGCAGGGGAAAATGTTCTTGAACTCTAGACTGAAGTGGATTGGTCTGTTTGGGCTTCTGCTATCagctttttctctcttcattcACTTTTTGCTTGCTAGATTCACTGAGGGTGGCATTATAGAGTACCAGTCTTCAATTACAGTCTTCTCCTGGAGACCCATCTTTGAAAGTGCAAATTTCCCCAGAACT AGTCCAATGTATAGACGGCTGTGGGGTCCAATAAGGCTTCTTGAATCTTTGCATCCTGATGCAAATCCCAGAGGATACTATGCTG ATCCCAGTTCACAAACAAATGGGTTAATCTTTGTTAGAATACAAGGTGGTTTCCATGAGATCAGGAATTCG ATATGCGATGTGGTTGTAGTTTCTCGGCTTCTTAATGCTACCTTAGTAATTCCTGAGATCCAGTCAACTACAAGAAGCAAGGGGATCAG cTCTGAGTTCAAGAGTTTTGCATACCTGTACAATGAGGACCAGTTCATGGCAGCCTTGACAAAAGATGTCAACATTGTGAGGACCCTTCCTAAAAATCTCAAATGGGCAAGGAGAAAGAAGGAAATTCCTAGTTTCAAAGTGCGTTACTCAGCTTCACCGTATTATTATCTGAACCAAGTTCTTTTAGTATTGAAGAAACATTCAGTGGTTGAACTCGTTGTATCTGAAGGTGGATGCTTGCAG GCCATCCTTCCACCTGAACTTGAACACCAGGAAGAGCTCCAAAGGCTGAGATGTAGGGTTGCTTTCCATGCCCTTCGGTTTCGGCAGGAGGTCCATGAACTTGCTACCAAAGTTTTATCTAG gTTACGGGCTCCTGGATGGCCATTTATAGCCTATGACCCAGGGATGACCAGAGAAGCTTTAGCATATCATGGTTGTGCTGAACTCTTCCAG GATGTACATACTGAGCTCATCCAGCACAAAAGGTCTTGGATGATAAAACGTGGGATTGTTGAAGAGAAGTTATCAGTGAATTCAGCTAAGCGGCGCCTTGGTGGTTCTTGTCCACTGATGCCAGAAGAG GTTGGTATTCTTCTTCGTGCATATGGATACTCATGGGACACAATAATATATGTCTCTGGTGGAGAAGTCTTTGGTGGCCAAAGGACATTGCTTCCTCTTCATGCTATGTTCGAAAATGTTGTTGATAAAACTTCCCTTACCACTCCTTGGGAGCTCAGTAGGCTTTATGGTCGTGAGGTTAACCATATTAGCAGTTATCCTAAAAACCCACCTCCAATTGAGAAAAAGATCAAGTATGAATCTTGGAAAACTGAAGGGCCACGTCCTCGCCCACTGCCACCACCTCCGGCTAGGCCGAAATCGTATAACGTTGAAGGTTGGTGGGGTTGGGTGGCTGAGAGTGATAATGAGCCTGAGAGTACAGTGATGGAGTTGCGGACCAATGCCCATAAATTGCTGTGGGAAGCAATTGACTATGTGATATGCGTTGAAGCTGATGTGTTCATCACTGGATTCGATTATGATGGCAAGGGACACCCAAATTTTGCCAGCTTGGTAATGGGGCACAGACTCTATCAGTCAGCTGCATTGAAAACATATAGGCCAGACAG AAAAGAGGTTGCCAAGCTTTTAGAAGAAATCCATGACCATTTATATCAGGCAAACCATACTTGGCTAAAATCAGTGCGCAAGCATATGAGACAGAGATTGCTTGATGGACTAATGGAAGCATCCACAAAATCAAAACCATTATCCTTTCTCTCTCATCCAGTTCCTGAATGTTCTTGCCTGAGGTACGACTCTAAAGaaacatcatttcattcttCAAGTCCTTCAACTCAGTCACAAGTTCAGGCTGCTCTTGGAGTTGGACATCAATGCCCTGCTTGGATGGACAGTGATTTGATATTGCATTCAAAAGACAAAGATAATGAAGAGGATCTTGATGAAGATAATTCCACGTCATCTGGGTTGTTTTTTCGAAATAGTGGTGAAAGTCATGAAAGTGGAGGTGGGGGATCAAACAACAAAGAAGTTCAATTGGATGACCTAGAGGAGCTTGAAGGTGGAGAAAGATAA
- the LOC121252175 gene encoding O-fucosyltransferase 27-like isoform X2, protein MYRRLWGPIRLLESLHPDANPRGYYADPSSQTNGLIFVRIQGGFHEIRNSICDVVVVSRLLNATLVIPEIQSTTRSKGISSEFKSFAYLYNEDQFMAALTKDVNIVRTLPKNLKWARRKKEIPSFKVRYSASPYYYLNQVLLVLKKHSVVELVVSEGGCLQAILPPELEHQEELQRLRCRVAFHALRFRQEVHELATKVLSRLRAPGWPFIAYDPGMTREALAYHGCAELFQDVHTELIQHKRSWMIKRGIVEEKLSVNSAKRRLGGSCPLMPEEVGILLRAYGYSWDTIIYVSGGEVFGGQRTLLPLHAMFENVVDKTSLTTPWELSRLYGREVNHISSYPKNPPPIEKKIKYESWKTEGPRPRPLPPPPARPKSYNVEGWWGWVAESDNEPESTVMELRTNAHKLLWEAIDYVICVEADVFITGFDYDGKGHPNFASLVMGHRLYQSAALKTYRPDRKEVAKLLEEIHDHLYQANHTWLKSVRKHMRQRLLDGLMEASTKSKPLSFLSHPVPECSCLRYDSKETSFHSSSPSTQSQVQAALGVGHQCPAWMDSDLILHSKDKDNEEDLDEDNSTSSGLFFRNSGESHESGGGGSNNKEVQLDDLEELEGGER, encoded by the exons ATGTATAGACGGCTGTGGGGTCCAATAAGGCTTCTTGAATCTTTGCATCCTGATGCAAATCCCAGAGGATACTATGCTG ATCCCAGTTCACAAACAAATGGGTTAATCTTTGTTAGAATACAAGGTGGTTTCCATGAGATCAGGAATTCG ATATGCGATGTGGTTGTAGTTTCTCGGCTTCTTAATGCTACCTTAGTAATTCCTGAGATCCAGTCAACTACAAGAAGCAAGGGGATCAG cTCTGAGTTCAAGAGTTTTGCATACCTGTACAATGAGGACCAGTTCATGGCAGCCTTGACAAAAGATGTCAACATTGTGAGGACCCTTCCTAAAAATCTCAAATGGGCAAGGAGAAAGAAGGAAATTCCTAGTTTCAAAGTGCGTTACTCAGCTTCACCGTATTATTATCTGAACCAAGTTCTTTTAGTATTGAAGAAACATTCAGTGGTTGAACTCGTTGTATCTGAAGGTGGATGCTTGCAG GCCATCCTTCCACCTGAACTTGAACACCAGGAAGAGCTCCAAAGGCTGAGATGTAGGGTTGCTTTCCATGCCCTTCGGTTTCGGCAGGAGGTCCATGAACTTGCTACCAAAGTTTTATCTAG gTTACGGGCTCCTGGATGGCCATTTATAGCCTATGACCCAGGGATGACCAGAGAAGCTTTAGCATATCATGGTTGTGCTGAACTCTTCCAG GATGTACATACTGAGCTCATCCAGCACAAAAGGTCTTGGATGATAAAACGTGGGATTGTTGAAGAGAAGTTATCAGTGAATTCAGCTAAGCGGCGCCTTGGTGGTTCTTGTCCACTGATGCCAGAAGAG GTTGGTATTCTTCTTCGTGCATATGGATACTCATGGGACACAATAATATATGTCTCTGGTGGAGAAGTCTTTGGTGGCCAAAGGACATTGCTTCCTCTTCATGCTATGTTCGAAAATGTTGTTGATAAAACTTCCCTTACCACTCCTTGGGAGCTCAGTAGGCTTTATGGTCGTGAGGTTAACCATATTAGCAGTTATCCTAAAAACCCACCTCCAATTGAGAAAAAGATCAAGTATGAATCTTGGAAAACTGAAGGGCCACGTCCTCGCCCACTGCCACCACCTCCGGCTAGGCCGAAATCGTATAACGTTGAAGGTTGGTGGGGTTGGGTGGCTGAGAGTGATAATGAGCCTGAGAGTACAGTGATGGAGTTGCGGACCAATGCCCATAAATTGCTGTGGGAAGCAATTGACTATGTGATATGCGTTGAAGCTGATGTGTTCATCACTGGATTCGATTATGATGGCAAGGGACACCCAAATTTTGCCAGCTTGGTAATGGGGCACAGACTCTATCAGTCAGCTGCATTGAAAACATATAGGCCAGACAG AAAAGAGGTTGCCAAGCTTTTAGAAGAAATCCATGACCATTTATATCAGGCAAACCATACTTGGCTAAAATCAGTGCGCAAGCATATGAGACAGAGATTGCTTGATGGACTAATGGAAGCATCCACAAAATCAAAACCATTATCCTTTCTCTCTCATCCAGTTCCTGAATGTTCTTGCCTGAGGTACGACTCTAAAGaaacatcatttcattcttCAAGTCCTTCAACTCAGTCACAAGTTCAGGCTGCTCTTGGAGTTGGACATCAATGCCCTGCTTGGATGGACAGTGATTTGATATTGCATTCAAAAGACAAAGATAATGAAGAGGATCTTGATGAAGATAATTCCACGTCATCTGGGTTGTTTTTTCGAAATAGTGGTGAAAGTCATGAAAGTGGAGGTGGGGGATCAAACAACAAAGAAGTTCAATTGGATGACCTAGAGGAGCTTGAAGGTGGAGAAAGATAA
- the LOC121252268 gene encoding transcription factor BIM2-like isoform X2, with amino-acid sequence MVKSPKSHDHNHDEFEECDVVGTNGSCSRSGDEKSKDQKTTAHRSKHSETEQRRRSKINERFQILRDIIPQNDKKRDKASFLLEVIEYIQFLQDKLNMYEGQYHGWSPEPKKLIPWRNTCGLAESIIDHSQVINNGFGLENNIAPPALLTNAQNTPESELGTAAVYKALNHPTGSATPAFPSNLQMKPNIFDPVVRGGVPAWSLQESISDAENMPSQPQSQWWHARPYPTEDAAQNNMSEHELAVDSGSVSISSAYSQEILNSLTQELQSSGVDLSQANISVQINVGKSANIALNAVASNSKVMADTAVGSCHNDSGLAHKRLRTEES; translated from the exons ATGGTGAAGTCACCTAAGAGCCACGACCACAACCACGACGAGTTCGAAGAATGCGACGTCGTTGGCACAAACGGCTCCTGTTCTCGCAGCG GGGATGAGAAGAGCAAGGATCAGAAAACGACGGCGCATCGGTCCAAGCATTCCGAGACCGAGCAGCGGAGGAGGAGCAAGATTAACGAAAG ATTTCAGATTTTGAGAGATATCATACCACAGAATGATAAAAAACGAGACAAGGCTTCGTTCTTGTTGGAG GTTATCGAGTACATTCAGTTTTTacaagataaattaaatatgtaCGAAGGACAATACCATGGGTGGAGTCCAGAGCCAAAAAAATTGATACCATGG AGAAATACTTGTGGGCTTGCAGAGAGCATTATCGATCATTCTCAAGTTATAAATAATGGATTTGGCCTTGAGAATAATATTGCCCCACCAGCTTTGCTAACAAATGCACAGAACACACCGGAATCTGAATTGGGCACAGCTGCAGTTTACAAAGCACTGAATCACCCCACTGGATCAGCTACTCCAGCCTTTCCTTCCAATTTGCAAATGAAGCCAAACATATTTGATCCTGTTGTCAGGGGAGGTGTGCCTGCTTGGTCTTTGCAGGAATCGATTTCTGATGCTGAAAACATGCCCTCCCAACCCCAATCCCAATGGTGGCATGCTAGACCTTACCCAACCGAGGATGCTGCTCAAAATAATATGAGTGAACATGAGTTGGCTGTTGATAGTGGATCAGTTAGCATCTCAAGTGCCTATTCCCAAGA GATATTGAATTCTCTGACCCAAGAGCTTCAATCTTCAGGTGTTGATTTGTCACAAGCCAACATTTCAGTACAAATTAATGTTGGTAAATCTGCAAATATCGCACTGAATGCCGTAGCATCTAATTCAAAG GTGATGGCAGATACTGCAGTTGGTAGCTGCCATAATGACTCTGGATTAGCTCATAAGAGGCTCAGAACAGAAGAAAGCTAG
- the LOC121252268 gene encoding transcription factor BIM2-like isoform X1 codes for MVKSPKSHDHNHDEFEECDVVGTNGSCSRSGDEKSKDQKTTAHRSKHSETEQRRRSKINERFQILRDIIPQNDKKRDKASFLLEVIEYIQFLQDKLNMYEGQYHGWSPEPKKLIPWRNTCGLAESIIDHSQVINNGFGLENNIAPPALLTNAQNTPESELGTAAVYKALNHPTGSATPAFPSNLQMKPNIFDPVVRGGVPAWSLQESISDAENMPSQPQSQWWHARPYPTEDAAQNNMSEHELAVDSGSVSISSAYSQEILNSLTQELQSSGVDLSQANISVQINVGKSANIALNAVASNSKDGEKQSLNDQVMADTAVGSCHNDSGLAHKRLRTEES; via the exons ATGGTGAAGTCACCTAAGAGCCACGACCACAACCACGACGAGTTCGAAGAATGCGACGTCGTTGGCACAAACGGCTCCTGTTCTCGCAGCG GGGATGAGAAGAGCAAGGATCAGAAAACGACGGCGCATCGGTCCAAGCATTCCGAGACCGAGCAGCGGAGGAGGAGCAAGATTAACGAAAG ATTTCAGATTTTGAGAGATATCATACCACAGAATGATAAAAAACGAGACAAGGCTTCGTTCTTGTTGGAG GTTATCGAGTACATTCAGTTTTTacaagataaattaaatatgtaCGAAGGACAATACCATGGGTGGAGTCCAGAGCCAAAAAAATTGATACCATGG AGAAATACTTGTGGGCTTGCAGAGAGCATTATCGATCATTCTCAAGTTATAAATAATGGATTTGGCCTTGAGAATAATATTGCCCCACCAGCTTTGCTAACAAATGCACAGAACACACCGGAATCTGAATTGGGCACAGCTGCAGTTTACAAAGCACTGAATCACCCCACTGGATCAGCTACTCCAGCCTTTCCTTCCAATTTGCAAATGAAGCCAAACATATTTGATCCTGTTGTCAGGGGAGGTGTGCCTGCTTGGTCTTTGCAGGAATCGATTTCTGATGCTGAAAACATGCCCTCCCAACCCCAATCCCAATGGTGGCATGCTAGACCTTACCCAACCGAGGATGCTGCTCAAAATAATATGAGTGAACATGAGTTGGCTGTTGATAGTGGATCAGTTAGCATCTCAAGTGCCTATTCCCAAGA GATATTGAATTCTCTGACCCAAGAGCTTCAATCTTCAGGTGTTGATTTGTCACAAGCCAACATTTCAGTACAAATTAATGTTGGTAAATCTGCAAATATCGCACTGAATGCCGTAGCATCTAATTCAAAG GATGGTGAGAAACAGTCTTTGAATGATCAGGTGATGGCAGATACTGCAGTTGGTAGCTGCCATAATGACTCTGGATTAGCTCATAAGAGGCTCAGAACAGAAGAAAGCTAG